GTGAATTAAGTTTTTATAATCAATCGCCACCTTGTTTTGGCACACGCTTTGACAAATGTGTTGGATGTTCAGAAGTATGTTTAATAAGATCAGTGACTGAAAGTATGAATCATTTTCTCTAATTTTTGAGTATTGAAAGTGATTGTGAAGTAAACTGAATTTATTAATCATATTATCTGTTTTGCTAAGTGATTTCTAATAAAAACAATGCCTATATTTTGGTGTAGAAAACCCTCAAAATGTAAACCAATACTTTCTGTCATGTTATGTTACCCGATTTGTTGGAAACATCCGGAAAATTAACCCTTTCCCTTTAACTTTTAAGGAAAAGTCTGACTCTTCAGATGCCGGAAAGGAGTCCTCCTCAGATGCTGGTCCTGATGGACAAGAtgcatcctcctcctcatcgaCCAAAACTAAAGAAGATGCTCCAGGTTATGAAGAGAAGGTGGTAAGTATAAATAATAAGAAGTCTACATTACAATTCTCAGATGTCTGCTTATCAGATGGGTTAATAAACCCTTTCTCTGTGTAATGCAGCAAACAGACCGGACCAACAGATTTGAATATCTGTTGAAGCAGACAGAGTTGTTTGCTCATTTCATTCAACCGGCTGCACAAAAGACGCCCACCTCCCCTCTGAAAATGAAACCAGGCCGTCCTCGGATCAAAAAAGACGAGAAACAGAATTTGCTGTCTGCTGGGGAGTAAGTACAGAACTCCAggataaagctttatttttctcccttagaaaatgtgtcttcattctgtttgttttcatggtttGCCAGTAACCGCCATCGCCGCACAGAGCAAGAGGAGGACGAAGAGCTTCTCAACGAGAGCACAAAGACCACAAATGTCTGCACCCGCTTTGACGATTCCCCCTCATGTAagattttagctgttttttttttagagaaacaaAATTCTGGTAAACGTTTAGCGAGCAGCCATGTAAGTTTAGCATTTTTTGTGCCTTTATTTAGATGTAAAAGCTGGAAAAATGAGGGACTATCAGGTCCGTGGTCTCAACTGGCTGATTTCTTTGTATGAGAACGGAATCAACGGCATTCTTGCAGATGAAATGGTCAGTCTATTTAACAttgtctgtcatttttttaagccGGTCAGAAACTTGCCACTGTTTATTATTGCTAGTCTTGGTCTCATCGTCCTGCTTTCACCCCTAGGGTTTGGGAAAGACTCTCCAGACCATTGCCCTGCTGGGTTACATGAAGCACTACAGAAACATCCCCGGTCCCCACATGGTTCTGGTCCCCAAGTCCACCCTCTACAACTGGATGAACGAGTTTAAGCGATGGGTGCCTTCTCTCCGTGCAGTCTGTCTGATCGGAGACAGAAACGAGCGAGTATGCTGCGTCTAAACTGGTCGAATAGTTAAAAGTAAACTGAagtttttgctgctgtttgagGTTTTTGTTGGCACTTATTGATTTCTGGGTTAGTTTACAAACTTGAGCAATGTGAACTGCCAAAACCGTGCTATAAAATGAGAaagagctttttattttaaatatgttctttCTGTGATTACAGACGGCCCTGATCAGAGATGTGCTGCTGCCAGGAGAGTGGGACGTCTGTGTAACGTCCTACGAAATGCTCATCATCGAAAAGGCGGTTTTCAAGAAGTTTAACTGGAGATACCTGGTCATCGATGAAGCTCACAGGATCAAGAATGAGAAGTCAAAGGTCTGATCACGGCAGAAATAGGAGACACAAGTTTACACTTCATTTAATATAGGATGATCTCATTCGTAttaagttttctttgtttatgatttttttttttttgtagctctCTGAAATTGTGCGTGAGTTTAAAACCACTAACCGACTGCTTTTGACTGGCACTCCTCTTCAAAATAACCTCCATGAACTGTGGGCTCTGCTCAACTTCCTGCTTCCCGACGTCTTTAATTCATCAGAGGTGAGCCTAACGTTTGCAGAGGTTGTCATTAATCTTATTGGCTTATTTCTGAAAACATTCTGACACATTTCCTTTCCATGTTTCTCAGGATTTTGATTCATGGTTTGACACAAACAACTGCTTGGGTGACCAAAAGCTGGTCGAACGGCTTCACACTGTACGTACAAATCGATTCTTCTCACGATTTTAGTAGATCACCATGGATTTTAAGGCCCGGGCGGTTTTTCTGTTGTGCAGGTGTTGCGGCCCTTTTTGCTGCGTCGTATCAAAGCAGACGTAGAGAAGACTCTGCTACCCAAAAAAGAGGTCAAGATCTATGTGGGCCTGAGTAAGATGCAGAGAGAATGGTAAGCATACTGAGTTTTCAGACGTGAAATCAGTCCTTTCATTGTTTACACACTGGAATTTTTCATAattgttgtttgtttacatGTAACACCCCACCAGGTACACAAAGATTCTCATGAAGGACATCGACATCCTGAACTCTGCTGGAAAAATGGACAAGATGCGCCTGCTGAACGTCCTCATGCAGCTGAGGAAGTGCTGCAACCATCCCTACCTGTTTGATGGGGCTGAGCCAGGCCCACCGTACACCACCGATCTCCACCTGGTGGTGAACAGTGGCAAGATGGTGGTGCTGGACAAGCTGCTGCCCAAGATGAAAGTGCAGGGTGAGCTTGGGCTACACACTTGGAAAATAAGGAGATTGTTGTGTTATAATCAGTTGCCCCCATTGGAGATGAATATCaatttttggatcaaatgttaCCCAACATGTGTTGCTGGGAAGTCGTACATTCTGACAGAAATCTTGCATATATGTATAGTTTTCCTGTTGTTTCTTGTTTAGGTTCTCGCGTGCTTATCTTCAGTCAGATGACCAGGGTGCTGGACATCTTGGAGGACTACTGCATGTGGAGGAACTATGAATACTGTCGTCTTGACGGGCAGACTCCCCATGAGGAACGGCAGGTGAGAAGCAGCCCTGTGGATGTGGCTTTAGCTCTTTTCATTCTTGAATTTTGAAGTGGACTTGTTTGCATTTTCTCAAAGCAATAACATTTGTCTGCAGATTTCCATCAATGCGTACAATGAACCCAACAGCACCAAGTTCATCTTCATGCTGAGCACCAGGGCTGGAGGGTTGGGTATCAACCTGGCTACAGCAGATGTGGTCATCCTGTACGACTCTGACTGGAACCCTCAGGTTGACCTGCAGGCTATGGTGAGTGCTCTGATGCTATTTTCTCCCTTCATTCTTTCTCAGATAGTACGATGTACATAGTTGTCTTAAGGACGCATAACttggaaagaaaacaaagtgctTCATTGTTCTTTGTATCTTTTTAGGACCGAGCTCACAGGATTGGTCAGCAGAAGCAGGTGCGTGTTTTCCGTTTCATCACTGAAAACACTGTGGAGGAGAGGATTGTGGAGAGGGCTGAGATGAAGCTGCGCTTGGACTCCATTGTCATCCAGCAAGGTAAAATTCCCTCACACTAAAACTGAATTTAGATCAGGATCGTGATGTATATTTactaggggtgttagaaaaaatagtttctgcGATATATcgcaaatatttaatttggcAATACTGACGGCAATACAatgatatttaattatttctgagcgtccttcagcgtctgactcttgctttccacttaaacctccgaccgctagttggcagcagagcacactgagcctctttgagcagctctacaccacacaaaacaacaggaagacctcAGCTAAAGGCAGCTTGTTTTgctgttatgagacatgaactgccatgttgctgccagtaacataAAATTTCGGTGCTTTTTAGCGAgctcagataagaacgagtgaagcaACCTATTTACCATCTGcatataaactttttttaattggatgcagtttgaaaaaaaaaatccttacctttttttaatccaatagGAAGACTTGTAGATCCCAGTGCAAACAAACTGGGGAAGGATGAGATGCTGTCCATTATCCGTCACGGCGCCACACACGTGTTTGCTTCCAAAGACAGCGAGATAACGGATGATGACATCGATGCCATTCTGGAGCGTGGTGAAAGGAAGGCGAGTTTGGAAATAGTTTTTTCCgttatgtttcatttttaaatgtccatcttTTTAAGTTCAACATATTGTTTGCTTGTAGACTATGGAGATGAAAGAGAAACTTTCTTCTCTGGGGGAGAGCTCTCTGAGAAACTTCACCATGGACACAGAGAACAGCAGCGTGTACACATTTGAAGGGGAGGACtacagagagaagaagaaggtACAGTGTTTGCTTTGGCTGTGGCTTCGGGACGCCTTTGAAGATCGCTTCGGCTCACATCCTCCGCCTTTCATCTCAGGTCATCACCAACTGGATTGAACCACCGAAGAGAGAACGGAAAGCCAACTATGCTGTGGATGCCTATTTCAGAGAGGCTCTCCGAGTCAGTGAGCCCAAGGCTCCAAAGGTAGGACCAGGTCAGGCTTAGAGGTTCCGACAGAAGTAATGTCCGTGTTCTTACGAGTTTGTCCTTTCCAGGCTCCTCGGCCCCCCAAGCAACCAAATGTCCAGGACTTTCAGTTCTTCCCCCCACGTCTCTTTGagcttttagaaaaagaaattttGTACTACAGAAAGACAATAGGATATAAGGTACACCAGGTCACACAGCAAGATTCCTGTAGTGTTAAGAGATGCCCAAAGTTAACATTGGTGTTTCTATTCAGGTTCCACGGAACCCAGATCTGCCCAACTCCGCTCAGGTCCAGAAAGAGGAGCAGGCCAAGATCGACGAGGCTGAGGCTCTCAGCGAggaagagctggaggagaaagAGAACCTTCTGCAGCAGGTACACGCCACCCTCACACAAATATATATcccaaattaaataaaaaaaattaaaaaacaatgttctttttgttgtcATTCTGCTTGTTTATATGCATTAACTAACAATTGCTTGCAGGGATTTACAATTTGGAACAAACGGGACTTCAACCAGTTCATCAAAGCCAATGAAAAGTGGGGGCGGGATGATATTGAGAACATTGCCAGGGAAGTTGAGGGGAAATCTCCAGAGGAAGTGATGGAATATTCAGGTAAAGATTGCCTGTCCTTTCTGAAGTGGGTCTAGTCTGACTTGTTAgtgtcgtgtttttttttttttttttttggtctgaatttgtgttttttccccccgtcCAGCTGTATTCTGGGAGCGATGCAACGAGCTGCAGGATATTGAAAAGATCATGGCCCAGATAGAAAGAGGAGAAGCTCGGATTCAGAGGAGGATTAGCATCAAAAAGGCTCTAGATTCAAAGGTAGAAGCtgtcagctttaaaaaaaaaaaattctaagttTGATCTCATTAAGATTATTGAGTCTGTCTGATCAGGAGGTCTTCGGTGGGTTTCATTTGTTGTCATTAATCTGTGTTTAGATCGGGCGCTACAAGGCTCCCTTCCATCAGCTCAGAATCTCCTACGGCACCAACAAAGGGAAGAACTACACCGAGGAGGAGGACCGCTTCCTCATCTGTATGCTTCACAAGCTGGGCTTTGACAAGGAGAGCGTGTACGATGAGCTCCGTCAGTGCATCCGGAACTCGCCTCAGTTCCGCTTTGACTGGTTCCTCAAATCCAGGACTGCCATGGTGACTTTTCAGGATTTCTTTTACTTTGCATCCATGACCTCTCCATAAATGTCTTAGAAACCTTTTACTAAACGTTCCTTGTGCGTGCCCCGTCTTCTTTGGTGGGTTGTGCAGGAGCTCCAAAGGCGATGCAACACTCTGATCACACTGATAGAGAGGGAGAACatggagctggaggagagggaGAAGGCGGAGAAGAAGAAGCGGGGACCAAAGACGGGTTCAGTAAGTCACAAATCCATCTGACATTTACAAAGACTCCTCATGGATGGGCAGCGTTTGTACCCGTGTCATAGAAAAGTTTCAGCACAAACCGAGGTCCACAACAGAAGTGCTTTTTGTCAAACTGAAATACTGTTTACACCAGCAGGCGTAAAAAGACAGCAACACCGAGGTTTAATGTTTGAAACTTGATGCCGCAGCTTGTAAATGCTCCTCCTAACAGCTTCTCCTTCTCTTTTAGGCACAAAAACGAAAGGCAGAGGGAACATCTGATGGTCGGGGGCGCaggaaaaaactcaaattgtAAAGCTGTTTTATAATGTGCAGTAtgattgttgtttgttttttttcttttaaagcagcAGCCAGCTACAGCATCATTAGTCCTAGTGTCTGTTCATTTTGAAAGCAATGATAATGTACTGTTTAAAGTCCCAGGTAGATCAGTTTGGTTGTATTTGGCTGTTGGAAGTGCTCTTCTATGGGCCTGCCTTGTTGTCACCTACCTAAACACTGAAGCTGTGCTGTTTTaggttttgttagtttttttttcttcttcttttttacctGTAGTTaacagaaataaatgtatttatgattATTGGTTGTACTGCATTACATTGCTTAAAACAACATGTACccttattttgaaagcaaagaTTTGTTTCATCCGCTTCTTTatgtaaagtagaaaaaatgtcaatgtgtgtgtcacaaataaacatttcttttttctaaaatatgggGAAAATGATCTGTCTGCTACACAGTAGACTCATCCACAAAATAGTTTATATTTGACAATTAcagttctgatgttttttagcACCTAAATATCATTTGGCAACTGAACAGAGATTTTTCAAGTGTCATCAGGGTGAACTATCATCACATGCACTCTTAAATTGTCATCAAATTCCAGCTATAATAAGTTTAAATTTCCTAAAAATGAATGtaggcttttcaaaataaaagtatctgAAAATCCAACCTTGCCATGATCATCCAAGTATCTCTTTCATTTAACATTCAGTTCACTCTAATGTTCTCTTGCAACAAAAAATTAatcacattatttaaaaaagttgaaatgattaaaaaacagttttcgtCTTGGACAAGCTTGCATAACATTTGTGAAATTGCTTCATTTACTGCATGCAATTGTAAACAGATGCAACATTTTACAACTTTCAGCTGACAAAAGAGATTTGTGCATCCCTGTGAGAACAACCATCATCAGAAAGCCATAAAAACAGTAACATTCTCTGTCTGCAGACCCCAGGCACTGACGTGTGCTCTCCAGAGGCTGCACGGGGCTCTGTTCAGTGCAACACAGGTTAGGCATCTAAAGCACACTGAAGGAGACTATAAGTCTTTAGAGGAGATGGATGTTTGAGGGGAGGTCCTCTTTTAGACCTCAGAGCTGTCTGAGCTGCTCCACATACCTGCTGGGCCACAACTGTATCCAGCGTAGGCCGAAGAAGAGGAGGTAGTATACGGGGGGAAGtgcttttctttctccttcttACGCCGCAGCAGCAGAATGACTATGGTGGCAACGAGGCAGATGAGGAGAATCATCCCCCCGATCCCCACCAGCATGGGCAGGAAGGATGTATCTGGGTGCCTGGCTGAACTCTCCAACACGGGCCGCTCCACCGGGTCACGATTGGGGGACCATGGCTGCCGCTGGCTGATCACCATGCGGTCGCTTCGGTCCAGAGCGATGTGCTGGATGTTGGTGCCCCGGCTGTTTTCAACACCAATGTCCCTGGCCAGAGGCGGCCCAGAAAATTCAGAGGCCGCACGGCGGTGGCGAGCAGCTGTGTTGGGCCCCTCAAACGAGGAGACGCTGTGATGGAGATATTCCACGCTGCGCTTGCCAATGTTGCGGTTGGCATTTTCTCTGGAGCGAACGGTGTAGATGGCGTGGATGAACCATTCTCGACCAGCAGCAACCTGAAAAACCAGCACAACAGATTATGATCCATCCTCCCCTCTAATGTGTGGATGCACACAATTTCTGACCTGGAAGAGCGGTGATGAGGACAGGGAGAACCCATCTGAGCCTGGCTGTCTGATCAAAGGCAGTGCTCCTGCAGTGTCCTGAGCCAACATGGCCTGGAAGGCAACATCTCCAAAGGACGAAGCTTGAGTTTCTGGTTGAGCTTTGTCCTGCCGAACAATCACCAATATTTTTGCTAAAATCCACATTTTCTTCCCTTAATATCCCCAAATCTcttattttttaccaaaatcttGAATCTGTAAAGTAGTGAAGGAGCATCTGCCAGGCAGCCATACTCCCAGTTTGTAGGGTTGTATTTGGGGACGTATCCATCTGctccagtgcagaggaagacTTTTTCAATGCTGCAGGAGAAGGAGTCACCCAGGTTCTGAA
The sequence above is a segment of the Oryzias latipes chromosome 1, ASM223467v1 genome. Coding sequences within it:
- the smarca5 gene encoding SWI/SNF-related matrix-associated actin-dependent regulator of chromatin subfamily A member 5, whose product is MSESTTCAEQREENTELEEEQEAGGAEEEKSDSSDAGKESSSDAGPDGQDASSSSSTKTKEDAPGYEEKVQTDRTNRFEYLLKQTELFAHFIQPAAQKTPTSPLKMKPGRPRIKKDEKQNLLSAGDNRHRRTEQEEDEELLNESTKTTNVCTRFDDSPSYVKAGKMRDYQVRGLNWLISLYENGINGILADEMGLGKTLQTIALLGYMKHYRNIPGPHMVLVPKSTLYNWMNEFKRWVPSLRAVCLIGDRNERTALIRDVLLPGEWDVCVTSYEMLIIEKAVFKKFNWRYLVIDEAHRIKNEKSKLSEIVREFKTTNRLLLTGTPLQNNLHELWALLNFLLPDVFNSSEDFDSWFDTNNCLGDQKLVERLHTVLRPFLLRRIKADVEKTLLPKKEVKIYVGLSKMQREWYTKILMKDIDILNSAGKMDKMRLLNVLMQLRKCCNHPYLFDGAEPGPPYTTDLHLVVNSGKMVVLDKLLPKMKVQGSRVLIFSQMTRVLDILEDYCMWRNYEYCRLDGQTPHEERQISINAYNEPNSTKFIFMLSTRAGGLGINLATADVVILYDSDWNPQVDLQAMDRAHRIGQQKQVRVFRFITENTVEERIVERAEMKLRLDSIVIQQGRLVDPSANKLGKDEMLSIIRHGATHVFASKDSEITDDDIDAILERGERKTMEMKEKLSSLGESSLRNFTMDTENSSVYTFEGEDYREKKKVITNWIEPPKRERKANYAVDAYFREALRVSEPKAPKAPRPPKQPNVQDFQFFPPRLFELLEKEILYYRKTIGYKVPRNPDLPNSAQVQKEEQAKIDEAEALSEEELEEKENLLQQGFTIWNKRDFNQFIKANEKWGRDDIENIAREVEGKSPEEVMEYSAVFWERCNELQDIEKIMAQIERGEARIQRRISIKKALDSKIGRYKAPFHQLRISYGTNKGKNYTEEEDRFLICMLHKLGFDKESVYDELRQCIRNSPQFRFDWFLKSRTAMELQRRCNTLITLIERENMELEEREKAEKKKRGPKTGSAQKRKAEGTSDGRGRRKKLKL